From the genome of Flavobacterium sediminis:
TATTGCAATTAGTTGCCGACAAAAAGCCACAAACTGTTTTAGACATTGCAACGGGAACCGGAGATCTTGCTATTTTAATGACCAAAACTTCCGCTACAGAAATCGTTGGTTTAGACATTTCTGCCGGAATGCTTGAAGTAGGAAAACAAAAAATAAAAGCCCAAAATCTGGATCATAAAATTAAAATGGTTTTAGGAGATAGTGAAAACATTCCTTATCCGGATAACTATTTTGATGCCATTACAGTTGCTTTCGGTGTTCGCAATTTTGAAACCCTAGAAAAAGGTCTGGCTGAAATTTTAAGAGTCTTAAAACCGGGTGGAATTTTTGTAATTTTGGAAACTTCCGTTCCTACAAGATTCCCATACAAACAAGGTTATGCCTTTTATTCCAAATATATCTTACCTACTATTGGAAAATTGTTCTCAAAAGACAAAGTGGCTTACCAATATCTATCTGATTCTGCAAATATTTTCCCTTTCGGAGAGGCATTGAACAATATTTTGCGAAAAATCGGGTTTATAGAGGTAAAACACTTGCCGCAAACTTTTGGTGTGGCAACTATTTATCAAGCTTCTAAAAAGTAGTATGAAAAAGATTCTAATTCTATTCTTAATCAGTATTTCTTCTTACGGGCAATTTAAAATGTTCGGCAGAGATCCTCTTATCAATAAAGAAAACTTTGATAAGCAACGTGTGCATTGGGGATATTTCTTAGGGTTCAACAGCTTAGATTTTAAATTTGATTACTTATCCGTTACCGAAGACATTCAGGTAAACTCCACTATCGGATTTAATGTAGGACTCATAGGAAATCTTCGCCTGAGCGATCATTTTGATTTTCGTTTTGAGCCGGGGCTTTATATTACACAACGCAATTTAACTTATCCTACTATTGAGGAT
Proteins encoded in this window:
- the ubiE gene encoding bifunctional demethylmenaquinone methyltransferase/2-methoxy-6-polyprenyl-1,4-benzoquinol methylase UbiE; amino-acid sequence: MSKNITPYKDSQLGKKEQVAQMFDTISENYDGLNRVISFGIDIKWRKKVLQLVADKKPQTVLDIATGTGDLAILMTKTSATEIVGLDISAGMLEVGKQKIKAQNLDHKIKMVLGDSENIPYPDNYFDAITVAFGVRNFETLEKGLAEILRVLKPGGIFVILETSVPTRFPYKQGYAFYSKYILPTIGKLFSKDKVAYQYLSDSANIFPFGEALNNILRKIGFIEVKHLPQTFGVATIYQASKK